The following is a genomic window from Dermacentor variabilis isolate Ectoservices chromosome 11, ASM5094787v1, whole genome shotgun sequence.
TCAAGCCTGTTCTTCGTGTTAAGAGTAGTTTGGTACTGTTAAAAGGATAATTGGGTAATTTACTAAGGCAGTTCAACTTATTTCCTTCTTTCGTGTTCCTTTAAACCCTTGAATTCTACCCCTCTTTTTTTCTCAAGAACTGTTGCAGAAAGCTCCGTAGAAAGCCCCTAGAAAGCACCAGAATGTTGTTTTTATCTTCTTTGCTTGGCCGTGACTCTGAAACAGGTCCGAACAAGGGAAGATGCCCGCCGTGAGAAGCATGACAGCCCAGAAAAGCGGGAGGCCAAGTCATCGTCGGTGCCTCCGCCGCCGCAACGCAAGTGTGAGAGTGTCGAGAGTGCCGAGACGGACTCCGCGAAGGagccagcggcggcggcggcggcagctgcaACAACGCCAACCCCAGTGGAGAAGTCGCGAGCCTCCAAGTCCAAAGACACGGAGACCACTCCAGCGACCACACCGAAGCGGCAGGTATGGGCTTTTGCAGTAGTGAGACGGCCATTTGCTCTTTGCCCCTGTTTCACTTGTGCGTTTTGTTCTGTCGGACTGCTGATTATTCGAACATTTCGAATTATGTGAACATTCGAATTaagtgaggaaaaaaagagcAACTGGTAGGGCACATTAGACTGGCATCTGTGGATTCAAAAATAGTTTGTGTGCCTTCGTGCTGTAATGCAGCTGTAATTGGTGTCCAAATACCAATTGGGAGGCTTCCTGTAACAGCGGGCCATACTGTACATCGTGCCCAGTGGTCGGTATTGTATTGTCCTGGTGATATTGTGCCGTTGTTGTACCTCACAAAATTCATATTACTATTTGTAGGGGGAAAAAGAGCAATTAAATGCAGGATTGTGTGCATCTGCGCCGGATTGCATGTGATCGTTGTGTAAAGCACCTATTCTGTGACTCTGTAGCTTTAACACGCAGACGCAGTGGGGTTattatctttattattattattattgttatgagGTAATAGTTCTGTAGAAACCCatagagagaagtaattaataaagataAGCGTGCGATTACAGGTAACGATAACAagtattttccctttattaattacttctctccaccttgcgagtttccgcagaactgttacTTCAAACTTCGAACTGTTAATTCAGAACTGTTACTTCagcctttgctttgagttgtcgataaattcaactttgccctgccatctgctagccgcctggttagctcagatggtagagcggctatcCCGGTAAGGCGGTGTCCCCAGGTCCgattcccggaccaggacgattttttttccttcaactgcaaggctttttctttcgaggaacccgtatgggtttcctttgtagtgatttgctacgtttgggtggatgtctcatttccctttattattattattattattattattattgttgttgttgttgttgttgttgttgttgttgttattgttattatttattaTGTTTGAATTGTGTCAATCGTAGTGCCTCTATTTTTCAGCccaaaaagaacaagacagaagAGCCAGCTGACAAGGAGAAGGTTGAAGACAAGTACGTAGCTTTGAATTTTAATGGGGTTGACACGAGTTGACATGCATGCGTATGATTGGGTAAATACTGTGTTTACTTTAATCtaacgtgcactttttttttttttttctgataaaatgggtctaaaaattgcgtgtgcgttagaatcgagtacgactctaaatctgcattaccatatcgccatcggcctTCCAAAATGGCTGCCTCGTACGCGTTTCGAGCCTAGCCGCCGTAGCTTTCTCCGTGTGCTTTAGTACGTTTGCTTAAGCAATGCTTCCTCCGGcttaccgtaaaaaccggaatataggtcaaACTTTTTTCAAAATACCAtcgcgaaaagtcgaccctcgtcttatataccggacattggtggaaaaactacggaagtcttgcaacaatgggtggatgaagtaaacagccgccatcagcagcagcgcggcgtggtGACATTGTGGCACCGGCATTTTGCGTTTCCATTGTCGCAAATttatattggttaaaggctgcGTTTTCACATTTTCTTTCAAAGTGAGCGGAAGCCGACGTCAattcaccgtcgccttcaagaaaaaggcagTTGAGTTATGCGGAAGCCCACGGATACCTGGCAGCACAGCGCGAACTTGGAGTATCCGAAAATAGCATTCGGTAGTGGCGGAGGCAAAAGCAACGTATTACAACTTGCAGCAACCCAAAAAAAACGTCATTTCGTGGGCGGGTCGCAGAACTGGAAGGCAAGGTTGCGGAATCCGTCCGGGAGCTGCGTGTAAGGtcgctgcctgtgactgccgaatgcatccgtttgaaagcggtagagatcACGCACACCTAtggactgggcagcgagaagcactcaTCATCCGACAATAGTTCGGACGACTCTGATCAAAGGCGttgctctgattcggagtagcgcttgcacacttcatgcccttctgtgtacccggccaatttttaacagtatcgcgcgaccattGGCCCGTGtttttgtcagcaccttatcatcacggcACGGAGCGGCGAAATAGTGAAAGTAAGGGCATCTGTACGCAGGCGCGTATCTCGCTTGTTTCGCCGTTCAGcgccgttaataaggtgctgacaaacatgCGGGTtgatggtcgcgcgatactgtaAAAAACTTGGCCAGGTCCACATGCgggcagcatttaaataaatactgtcaccattgtgcaacccgctgagtcgcatttgtttcgAGGAAGGGTATCATGTCTTTCGGTACTTTTTTCATTGAAAAAgatcttttttcatttttagaattctTTAGTTAGAGGCATCGACTTATATTCCGGTtcgacctatagtccggtttttacggtagttTAGTGCATCGTCTAccttcccgttttttttttgcatttgctctatcagcacggaagtgccgactgcaaggacatgccgagttcatcatgACGCCGCAATTAGAAGGAAAGCGATCACATGTGCAGAGACGGGATGGAAGTTGGGCCACACCACGGGCGTTTTGAGTTGCCGAAACTTGCGcgtgggactggcgcaaacaggagaggtgtAGTATGCTGTAGATACTACACCCACGGCTGCTACctacggcgcggccgcgcggcacTTATCTAGAAAGCGATCTGTGACGGAGTCAAGAGCATCTACgtgcaccgcgctgtgttctcgtcacttAGTTCACGTCGAAGCGAGACACTGCACAGAGATGaattccctcgctcctgctactGCACTCCCTCGCTCCAGCGTTTAAACAGTTTCCAAGGTCACTgagcgagacgtgttcatgtttgcttgtgcatgcgtgacaccatgcttgttgatttagttagtaaacgaatgtttaaaagtttatacggccggtaaaactactTTCCCAccttttcgtatagctgtttactaattggctatcgaaatcgatgctttgccttttgggcgaaactgcgacttctttttatttatcccaactttagtgcattgggagtgaGTGTGAGTGGGAGTGAGTAACTAAGCACGGGCAAGTACTAAAGAGTAGATTTGAACTCTAATCTAGATGAAAAATATGCCAAGTGTCACATCGAATGCAGTCAGATATCATGAACACAGATGTAACaaattatcagatataacaaagtaaaaaaTTTGGTTGTCGTGCTTCATTTCAATGCTGTCATCACGAAGCTGTCCTGTTTGCCGGCATTGTCAGTATTGAAATGAAACATAATATGGCTGCCCTTCACTTTCGTATCTAGCCACATAGTAGCAGGTGTTGGAATGCACCCTCAAGGCTGTCTGGCTGCTGGGCCGTCTTCTGGTTGCAGGACAAACAGCAGTTCAGCGGCTCCCGTTGAGCCAGAAACAAAGCCGGAGCCGCTTCCCCGGCCAGAGAGTGGGGAGCCCTCGCGCAGGTGCTCCCTGGACATGAGCATCGACGTGGGCGACCGGGTCAAGGTCAAGTACGGGCGCGGCCGGCAGCTCAAGATCTACGAGGCGAAGGTGCTGCGCATTGAGGAGGAGTGCAGCGAGAAGAAGTACTACGTCCACTACACGGGCTGGAACATGAGGCAAGGGTCGACAGCCTTTTCTCGAAGCCCTCCAGTTTTTCGGTGGGGTTGGAACAGTGGCGCGTTTGGATTCCTGGTTAtggtacagttaaaccttgatttgACGCAGTCAGTAGCACCCGAGAATTATGGGATTAAAAAAATCGAGGGAAtttcattaaagggaagctgaaagcttttccagaaaaaaatgaacgAAGAGCAGTACACCGTGGTTTTCAACCccctgaattcgaatatcgcatcgaaattgagtgaaagaaagcgcaaacatattttatttcgacgaaaagtgcagcagcagacacgcccagctcgcacgcctcgtttccgcctgtgattggtcgggtgcCTCGCGACGTCAAccatggtgttcgtccggaccgactgctgccgctacacatgaagcacggtgcaaagtagtttggtggtgttttgctgagacggtcatggaaattttcgagagcttgcgtttctctgaagAGTTCGgtgttaagtccaaactctacgagagcgattttgcgcgcgacggtgacgggcgacggcttcgagcgacaaaacgggccgtcgcttgaacaaatcgctcggtgttgtcgctcgatcgctcgtttctagaaatctagaactcgtcgctcgtcgcccggaaatgctatgagcgactagccaattgtgcgaagccgaaactggatgtacataactcaaatactactgtttgtcgcacggaacgagcaaactattgaattttacacatgcaagaataagaacctagtgcaagaccttcagaaatattttgtgctccttcttcagtaaaatacatcaatttaagttgataaagcatgcgtcacgctagtttcggcgtgtatattgctgccctcataccgggaagtcgtcacTCAAaaccgtcgctcgcgtggagtttggcttgcagacgacgagtgaacgcgacagccatcgcctcgcttgtagcgctgccgctgtcgcatgcaagatcacttgtaaggggtttatacttgtacatactacacgtacgtacatacttgtacatactacctatacgagccgattgcgaagagctggcctctccaagaagcaaaaaatgctggtgcaagcactgctttccacgcgaacgaaggcgaagtgttagcatctccttgtgttagaaatgttctttggcgagtatgttttttgctaagctgcattcagcgttccagtgagtacgtttccgggcaaagaactgtagtgttatgttcctgcatgcctcctcgtagaatgtaagcggtgatgcgatcttcagcatttgtgcactgccccaaagctgtcggcaatctacacagacggtttaaacgcgggaaaagtttgccggctgttgtagcacgtgtagtatagaaccttcatcagcgcgccatccgcacgctactcgtaaccggcgaaatCCTTCGggtacgtgagatggtcggtttcttatgtgtgcgagagaagggggagcgcagcgtcttggcgtgagcaggcttttcaacacatgcaaactttatgCTTGCActacgttatggtagctgcatgcaggctgtttcacaaagcacgtgcgaatagaaaattcgcggtgcttggcgatgaaacctgcgtcaagggtgggtgATAAACATGCatcttccgttcagcgtgctaacttttttttttttttaaggagaacccaaagcacgcattattgataaactccggtagtaatcgtcacggaagtggttagagcacaacactgttgtgcttgagcgcttgaagttgtttcgcttcacagcagcctcccagttagctgaaagcttctttcttgtcttgcaggaattaatggaacatcgtcgcggccgctggtgttcgtgcaagcgtaggctgcacagaacgccggcatgattggcctacaagttcaattgatgctacGCACGTCAACTGCCACTCCtgtatacacacaaataaaggaatgtagggtcgagcgaagcagattaagacggcacgcacgcagaaataagcccggtcagtcACGgttgcggagactgcgaaggagcggaacaccagtgttgacgtcactaagccacggtttccggtctccgctcgcatcgtcagcagcagcacgcggcgctcgacggggggcggagctacagcgcaattttaaccgacgattgcgttgctcctaagtgaaaaatcccctccaaaattttaccttcaggTTTATAAGCTTCCCGCATccatatatgagcgtcttattgaattacagactcttcagcttccctttaaattgGGAAAGCGTAACACACCCTTGCAAGTTGCATGTTTTATTCACGAGCAAGACATACATAATATTGTGCCTACATCAGCACTTATCGTAGACAGAGAGCACATTGAATGCTTATTTTGTGCCAGTGTGGGAGCAGTAGACCTGCTTAGAGGTTAAAGGTGTCTTTGTTACCCAAACCGAAAACGAGAATACTCATGTGTGCCACAATTCTTACCCATTTCAGGTACGACGAGTGGGTGAGAAAAAATCGCATTGTGGAGAACGTCACGGATAAAACATCGAGAAGGAAACGCCTGCAGAAGGTGAGCCTGGACTCTCGATcgtcacagttttttttttttttttacttcatagGTTTTATTGTGTTGATGTTTGTTACCGGTGTATAATCGAATAAGACATCTTTGTGGGCtgtttgatgtgttcttgtgaaCACAGTTAATTGCTCAATCAAGCACACTGTCTCCTGCGTGCACAGGCAGGCTGCAAGTTACGCTGGATTATATGTCCTGTTGCGAAGCACTCGCTAAACTCGCTTGGCTGATCTCACTTGTCCTGTCCATGTCTAGTTGCACACTGTGTGTTTGTCTATGCATTTGATTCTTTGACAGTGGCTGAAATGTTACGCAGCTTTATGTAAAGGAGGTCGGGCACCCATTTTCTTAAGCCCCACCCCCCCCCCATGCTTCTATTTTTATTCCACTTTTAAAATGTCTGTATAAAGGCACCGCACTTGACACACTGTGGAAGTGTGTGGTGGTCAGGCAGACCCATACACGCACTGGTCACTCTGGATGTATAAATGCATttcaaggggccctgaaccacccctcgggcttggggAAAAAACACAGTCTGCGGATAGCATGCTCTGCTGTGAACATCGCAGCCAAATTTCGCTGTCGTGGGTGGTGCGTGGATCTCGCAAGCGGAGCTCGAAGTCAGCTTTTTTGAACAGGAGGCTGCTCCTcctttctggatgctttatttcgcaatataccgtatttactcgcataatggtcGCACTCGCGtagtgatcgcacccctgaattttgtcgtcgaaattcgattttttttcctttcccctgtaatgatcgcaccccgaacttgccacagtgatatgtcgtgtgccaagccTAGCTAATAATGGTCGCGCTTACCATTTGTCGAATGTTACGTggacgactcttcaagacaaaccaagcggtctgcatgcgccgaacattcttaagcagatgccccatttcattcttttcatcacTTGCCGCACGTCCACgaaagaaagctacaaccaaacttgccttggctttattatttgtaggctttataacggttgtggtcaaaaacaacaaaaaaggcgcttttcgattcttctcgtctgcactcgtgggcacgcaacaaattgcgagcggcaacgatagtagccacatttacactgatatgttagaagtgtaccctattcatacgacgacacttgtaacacagctaagatattcactcTCCCATAGCGGAAGCGTGCCGCATtaagatagtagtgaagacaaatgccgcagtttccgcagcatgcccgccatgggtttctgtcactggcagctaagcacgcccatctctgtttctatCCCCTCAAGGTggtcatggctacgttattgtcacAGACTTGCCGAtagtaacgatattattcattagtgatacggaagaaactgtttcaatgcgcgtaatgtgcTCATGAGagcaaaaaaaatcacgttcggcgcattcggcttgctccgccggctgccatttttgttttggtgtcccgcctatttgttgacccgttgtcatcccgcagcaaatgcgggatgaaaaaaaaatgttttcttttcgcgggaaatttagcccacgtaatgatcgcacccctgaatttgcataaattttttgacaaagaagtgcgatcattatatgcgagtaaatacggtagcagATTCCCCATATGTGGCTGCTATTTGTGAACAGCTGACAtcagtcaagaagggtgtttgcatcagtgcacttcttcctactgctACCATGTGTATATTTATTGGCGCAGtctaataaacaggctgaagtaagcaagaATCTGCTTTCAAATCTCAATTAATTGcgtacttccagaagaagccaACTGCTGTCTGCGTAGGAATTAAAATTTGGCCACCCTTCTTACCGGTGCCGTAGCCATTGTGTCTCGCTGATTtcaactagttttgaacactgaactagcctcgaaccacacgAAAGACAAGGTCAGGCCGCATGCACACTTGCCAGTGCGTGCTCTCGCTGCTGGTTAGACGCCATGGCAGACTTCGCTTCCCGTTCCAAATTGGCAAGTcagatgtggctactatccatcgGTCAAGCTGATGCAGGGCGAACACGATTTGCACCACGTGGCACGGCGagactggagcacatgagcgCGATTGCGCATTGAAGCCCTGTCGTTCGCAAACACTGCGTAAGCACTCTACAGGTTCGTGAAGCTGCCATCTGCTACGTAGCATAGATGCCGAGGATGCCAcagggtgccgcgacgagtctgCTGGCTGAGGGCACTGCCGAGGACAACTGCATTGGCGCGACGTAGGTGCCAAAATCTGAAGCAGTGGCGTCTATGTGAACATCCAGAATGAAattttgaactgcgtgccacggtgacgttcagtggGCGGAGCATTGTGCGCACGCTCGCTGAGTCGTAGCCTTCACGGTGCAAAGCGTCTAAAGAAGGAGTGGAAGCACCGCGAATGGGGATCATATGTGACCTTTGATTGCTGGTAACACCGCTTCTGTGGAACATGTCGGAAGAatttttttgcggcaaagtgcttgtgaaatagtctaatttaacttcaaatgcatttctcgacttagATAAAAAGtacttcagggcccctttaactgaGTCATGCTGGTGAACATGTCGTAGGTTCCAGGTGCAACCATCACTAATATTGTGTTGCTGTCACTTGAAATTATGATACCCAAGCAAATGACCCGCTTGGATCCTGCGACAGCTTACCCTATACACAACATTGGTGTTGTAATGTTAGAGTAATATGTGATCCCGTTTGAAGTTTGTCTGGGTTTGAATGCACTATTGTGACCTTCAGTATATGCACCCTATAATGTGGGATTTTCTATTGCTTTCAGGAGAAGCAGCAGGCAGACGCTTCGGTAAGTTCATCTCGCATTGTTTGTGTTACATCAATCTTTAAGCCTGACCGCCCGCCCGCTCTGCGAAATGTTCCCGTTTTATGAAATTGGCTTTGAAGTGCGAGCAGGAGTTTGGCTTTTGCTTTAGGTGTAGGTGTTTTACagatgagaacttgttattgggATTGTTGCTGATTCTGGCATCTATTGAAGTTGGTTGAAACCAACAAACTTTTGCGTAAGCCACTAATGCATGCGGTATTGAAACTTACACTTGGTAAATGTGCATCGCAATTTCTTGTGAATTCGCATCTGAAGCAGTTTAAAAGTGTACTTATGAATGATCTGCCACACTGCGcctggaagagaaaaaaagaatactgatACTCAGCTACCTCGTACTTTATGTGCTTCTTTCTTTACTTCCAGTCACAGCAGAAGGCGCAGTCCGGCCCTAACGGCAACCAACAATCGCCAGCTCAAACCACACCGAACAATGCCCCCGGCTCATCTGAGTCTCCGTCTACTGGCAAGAAAACGGTGCGCAGAGGTCGTCCACCCAGTGTCTCGTCCAACCGTAGCAGGGCCTTGTCCGCGACTCCACCCCCTGGGAAGCCCTCACCAAACGCTGTGTCCACGCGGGCCTCGCGGTCAGAGCGAGTCCTGGCCTCCGATCAGCTGTCCACCAGCGGCTCGGAACCGCTGCGTCGGAGCCGGCGGAAGTCGGGAACGCACTCACCACCTGGTCCGGATGATGACGACGAAGGCTCgggcgacgatgacgacgatgtcTCTCTGAAGAGCCACATCTCGATCAAAATTGAACCAGGTGAACCGTCGGAGGAGACGGAAAAGACTATGTCAGCGATGGCCACCGACTCCAGCGAAGATGCTCCGTTGCCAAGCCCAGAGCCGAAGCCGGACATCTTGGATCATGAGATTGTGATGAAGGAGGAGCCTCCAGAGGAAGTGGAGGAGAAGATGGAGTGTGACGACGAGGACACGGACATCGACGAGGGCTCGGCCACAAGTCTGGCTGCATTCGTCGCAGCTGCACGAGCTCAGAGCAAAGAGGACGCGCAAGAGAATGCTGCCGTAGAAGGGGGCGACGAGGAGAGTGAAGGTGAGATGACGATGCACATCGGCGAGGAAGCCGCAAAAGTGGCGGAGGTCGAGGAAGTTCTCGACACCGCAGTCGCCGATGAAGAGGACAGCTTGCTGGAAGAAGGAAGCCTGGTGATCTTTGAGGACGAGAAAGCGGAAGACGTTGCTGACGATGAGGAACAGCCACCCACTGAGCCCGAAGTGGTGGCCGCTGCGGCTGTTTCTTTGAAACAAGAGAACGAATGCACCACTGCTGAAGAGAAAAGTGAAGTTGCCGAGGAGGAGTCGAAGGAAATCGAGCATCCTGAGGTCATTCCCCCGATCGAGACAAGTAGGCCTCCTACCATCACTGCGACACGCGTGATCACCATTTTCCCACCAGCACCAGAGCCAGAGGCAGTGAAGCACATTGATTGGCTGAAACGCGAAGAGTTGTCAAACAAGGAGGACGTTCGTGAAGAGAAGGATGAAGAGGGGGAGGAGGCTGAGGACAAACCGGAGGTCGAAATTCCACCCTCACCGCCGGCCATCGAGAACGAGGACAacattgaggaggaggaggagctcgCGGCGGAAAGCATCAGTGACGTGCTTCTTCTACCCCCTTCGCTAGTTGCCAAGGAGGGTCCAGAGAGGGACGCCCTGCTCGCGCCGGAGCACTCGCTTCCTGCCTCAGAGTTTGATGTCTGCAAGGACGAGGATGAGGAAGATGCAGAGCTGCCcaaggaagaagaggaggaggatgaTGACAACGCCGAGCCGATTAGCCCTGTGGGGAGTGCTGACAGGGAGCCGCCGGCGAGTGTTGTTGACCGCATCGAATTTGTCAAGGAAGAGTCAGAGTCTGCGTCCACACAAGACTTCTACAAAGTGGCCCTCTCGCTCAGCGACGACGGCAGCAACTCCAACGTCCTCCATATCGAAGAGGAAGGCATAAAGGGCATTGGAGAGCCTGTGGAATTCCCGCCAGTGTGTGGCGAGACGGTCGTGTCGGCTGCAGAGGTTGAGGTGGGCCCCGCCGAAGGCAGCGAACCCTCAGCGAAGCGGACGGTTAAACGGAAGAAGTTTAAGGGGACAAAGACCAAATTCGGAGCTGAGGTGAAGCTCAAAGGTCGTAAGAAGATGAAAGGTCAGTTGCTGCCGGATGGCACAACGGCCAAGGCTCCCCGCTTGAAAAAGTGCCGAAAGGTCGGTGATGGGGAGCAGCGAGTGGTGAAGAAGCGGAAAAAATTGAAGAATGCGGATGGCAGCGAGGAACCGACTGATTCAGGCATGAAGAAGGCGAAGCGCAAGATCCGTAAGGCCAGCAAAGACCATCCAGAAGCCAGCAAGAAGGGCAAGCGAAAGAAGCTGATGAGCGGCGCTTCGTACGAAGATTCTGATGACACGGGAGACGTTGAGAGGACATTTGCGGGCAAGATAAAACGTGAGAAGCGCAAGGCCGTTCCGCGCCCCTCGCCACCGTTCCACCACGACTACCTATCAACTCTGGCCGAGGTGTGCGGTCAGGAAGTGGAGATGAAGGCGACAGCAGCGGCGGCGACAGAGTCTCAGGCTGAGTCAGCCGACTCTCTCttcttgctgtgcgaagagaaggTTCCGGCAAGTCCCACACGCGAAGGTGACGATGAAGCGTCGCAGCAACCTCAGCATCATCATGCTCACggtcaccatcaccatcatcatcaccaccaccatcaccatcaccaGCATCATCAGCACATGCATCACCCACATTCCTCACATCATCAACCACCGCAGCAACAGGCACAGCAACAGCCGCAgctgcaacaacagcagcagcagcaaggccCTTCAAAAATGGACATCTTCACATCTGTTGCCGAGGCAGCCCTGGCAGGACCGTCAAGCGGAGATCCATCGGCGGCCGTTCTGGACAATACGCCCCCAACAACTCCAGATGACAGCGGCGGCGCTGAGAACGACTCGCCTTCTTCATCACTTGCGGGTTCACCACGACGAGATGGTGACAACTTTCATGGCATCGACGGCGAGAGCACCATGTCAGCAGACTCGGAGAACAGCCAGGGTTCCGCAGACGGAGC
Proteins encoded in this region:
- the LOC142564521 gene encoding uncharacterized protein LOC142564521 isoform X3; this translates as MCGCHSHRNGIAAACTSEPRDCGCAHADLLSTGQFQVTFKNNLGTHVIPDDHIKGNTLRVGAHVEAKHPDRNQYFEAVIGKLLDYSQYTVVFDDGDETTLRRTSLCLKSGRHFAESETLDQLPLTNPEHFGTPVMGSKLKRKRRSMLSIATMEEDSSDEESAPTPPPAPTPPRRATPTSGSRGSSASAGGGSRATTPSSEWRIGRVAILETGDKRKRDSWAPVLVVNPTGATGHGISIPLPRDDVVIRSFRDAKFLQVNKRDLREFSRDDAPSRAETNPLRLAVERALTFLDRGELPTGWQGSALLLSSGSAAPSTPPTPSRATAGSASPAPAANDAGSGSNSASTADDDGHDSQSDVSDDEPSEEKDRFVAQLYKFMDERGTPINKGPAMAGRDLNLYRLFRVVSKLGGCNRVTNHNQWKTVYTRLGLPSPANQSNAHLLRGAYKKYLQSFEDFYRKLGCTMVSNPRSGRVRHRSDRIMTRNQDRGLALFARKDKEQKKKEEKAKEEDKDKDKDKEKDKDKDDDKKAKDKSAAAAAATPPVVVKEEPPPEKPRPSRTSRVKQDEESSSGGNGTASAPSPASAAKPTAAAAAAAAAVAAAAAAAAAVAAVAAATVSQDDTKVRTREDARREKHDSPEKREAKSSSVPPPPQRKCESVESAETDSAKEPAAAAAAAATTPTPVEKSRASKSKDTETTPATTPKRQPKKNKTEEPADKEKVEDKTNSSSAAPVEPETKPEPLPRPESGEPSRRCSLDMSIDVGDRVKVKYGRGRQLKIYEAKVLRIEEECSEKKYYVHYTGWNMRYDEWVRKNRIVENVTDKTSRRKRLQKEKQQADASSQQKAQSGPNGNQQSPAQTTPNNAPGSSESPSTGKKTVRRGRPPSVSSNRSRALSATPPPGKPSPNAVSTRASRSERVLASDQLSTSGSEPLRRSRRKSGTHSPPGPDDDDEGSGDDDDDVSLKSHISIKIEPGEPSEETEKTMSAMATDSSEDAPLPSPEPKPDILDHEIVMKEEPPEEVEEKMECDDEDTDIDEGSATSLAAFVAAARAQSKEDAQENAAVEGGDEESEGEMTMHIGEEAAKVAEVEEVLDTAVADEEDSLLEEGSLVIFEDEKAEDVADDEEQPPTEPEVVAAAAVSLKQENECTTAEEKSEVAEEESKEIEHPEVIPPIETSRPPTITATRVITIFPPAPEPEAVKHIDWLKREELSNKEDVREEKDEEGEEAEDKPEVEIPPSPPAIENEDNIEEEEELAAESISDVLLLPPSLVAKEGPERDALLAPEHSLPASEFDVCKDEDEEDAELPKEEEEEDDDNAEPISPVGSADREPPASVVDRIEFVKEESESASTQDFYKVALSLSDDGSNSNVLHIEEEGIKGIGEPVEFPPVCGETVVSAAEVEVGPAEGSEPSAKRTVKRKKFKGTKTKFGAEVKLKGRKKMKGQLLPDGTTAKAPRLKKCRKVGDGEQRVVKKRKKLKNADGSEEPTDSGMKKAKRKIRKASKDHPEASKKGKRKKLMSGASYEDSDDTGDVERTFAGKIKREKRKAVPRPSPPFHHDYLSTLAEVCGQEVEMKATAAAATESQAESADSLFLLCEEKVPASPTREGDDEASQQPQHHHAHGHHHHHHHHHHHHHQHHQHMHHPHSSHHQPPQQQAQQQPQLQQQQQQQGPSKMDIFTSVAEAALAGPSSGDPSAAVLDNTPPTTPDDSGGAENDSPSSSLAGSPRRDGDNFHGIDGESTMSADSENSQGSADGAVGFKEGGEEDSSSSRETDSASSAERHKMLAGTKRPPSHDDEQLLRHGKRARKAARKALLSAVRRDSKGKTHRASRRESSLPMSSMCDSRSCTPTSTATTCTAMTPGSMHMVSFHRPSKFNFDLPLDGNMDAEKRIAVLQDRLTEIRKVYMQLKAEVAVIDRRRKRAKKKESSAPVLPSISAVIVSQPGACSSPPTSPRPVEVHCS